Part of the Vigna angularis cultivar LongXiaoDou No.4 chromosome 1, ASM1680809v1, whole genome shotgun sequence genome, ctgTATTATGATAtcatccaatcaatttataatcaatagagctttaaataaacaaatttaatgaaactaacaaaatagaatttatttcaaatattaaatagtctaatatttaatacatcatttatacatgaagctatatattaaatctaaatattacattaatgtacaTACACTATTTAATTGTAACCGTTTCTACTaccacttaaaataaaagaagcccAGTTACTTCTAATGTCTTCAATGTCTGCAGCAGCATCATGGGAGATGAATCATTAAAGATGGAATACTCCCACAACCTTGAATGAGCTTCCAAAGACCtatacaaaatttaaacatCCAAAGACCtatacaaaatttaaacatCCATGTGCCATAACCCATaagcataaaataaacaaagcaACCAAGAACCTTATCAAATATCTTTATATCCCAATTCTGTCTGTGAAATGTCAAGAAAACGTATTATTTCTAATTCCATGTTGTCAAGAAATAACTTACCTTTGACTTTCTTTCACCATCTTGTCATTTCCTGGGACTAACTACATGTCCAAAAACCTCATAATGGCAACCAGTTGAAAGTTGGGCATGTTGTTGACTAACACTTTTTATAGCAAGCTTGTGTTAGCAATAAATTCTAACAGCTTGTTGCAAGGACCATCAGAAACATTCCTTTGTTTAGGGACAATTATTGGATTAAAGGATGAGAAAATGCCTGTAAGGATTTTAATCCTAAAATTATCCAAGTTATCAAGAAAACTCTACAACTCCTTCAAACCTTAAGCAGAGAAGCTCCAGTGCACTCTAGACCGAGGGGCCACCAAGTTGGGAGGAGGTTGCTGCTGGAAGCAAATCACAACTGACAAATTGTCTCCACTCTTTCTCTTTGAAGCCTCATCAACCAAATCCTTACTGCACAAGCTTCGGTCATTATGGTCCTGGAGCCTATTGTATAAGAAAAACACATATTATCTggtatatataatgtttttttggaaatagaaaaaggttatatttcaaaacaaacaatgaCGAAGAATGGGGTTCTGGGCTTTATATAGTTGGAGACCAAAGTcattgataaattaaaacattactgtaaaaaagtaattgaataaaattattattctttactGAACGTTCTAATGGAATGGCCCACATGAAAATGGTTTAGAAACTAGTAATTACTACCTAGTATGCAATTCATGTCTTGAATGACtattagtataaattattatttatttttggtagtAATGAATTATATCCTGTCACAccataagagaaaataaattttcaaattaagtatttataagtcacaattttataatataataatgcgtgatataataacaaaaatagcaaaaatttataaagtagtTAAAGTTATTAACATCAGAATCAAATTAGTATTTATCAGAGGAGCAAATTgtcattttaatattcattaaaataaaaattgcaaGAGTTTATTAACACCAGAACCCCATTTATTTATCCTTCTATTAgaccaaaaataaatacaatcatACCTTATCCAATTATACCAGATATACAATCATACCTTATCCAATTATACCAAATATACAATCATACTAACCTTGTTTCACTTTGAGGCATACTAACCTTGTTTCACTTTGAGGCACTACTGTTAAATTCAGGTTTACTTTAAATGTCTGAACTATGTGTTGTTTACAAATAAAAAGTTGTATACCCATAACTGCAAGCAGACAAAGTTAAGTATCAAGTGCTATAGATCACTAAACTATAACTTGTTTCAGGATGTTTGGATCATCTGCCTAATTAGAAAATTAACGTGTCCATTCCCACCTATCTTATGAGTGCAGATATAAGTTGCATCTTCGCACCACTTCATACATCTCCAACCTCATGTGGAAATGTTGTTTATTATTATCACATATAATGATCACATTAAATAGTAACGCTAGTGATATAAAAATGGAAGCAGAGACAACAAATATACATGATGAGAACAAAACTAAAGGGATACAATTTGGTAAGAGAAGAATAAGATTCCATGGTTGTGTACCTTAACAAATAGAGAGGAAGGAGAAGCCAAAAAGAGACTAAGCACGGAGGAAGGAGAACCCGAAAGGTCCATGCCATGTTCGGTGCAGCTACCTATTCCCATGCCAAGCAGAGTGTTGAAAGAACCAACATCAGAGTGAAGTTATACAAGCCATAAAGTTCTCTTATGAGGATGTCTTAGAACTAATAATGTAATGTATACAAAAAACTTAAACATGATAAGcaagatgaaattaaaaaatgatttgttTTACATAAAAGTTTATCTGAACCATGTAATACTCCTATTAAAAAGAACAAGATTGTTGAAATGCATCACATAACCATGCGTACTGATTATGCAGGAATATAACAAGAATGATTTAGAGACAGTGGCAATGATTGTAAACATCCaagaactaaattaaatgtCAACTAGATGGCATATGTTATAGTCAAAGTTTTCTCTCAAGCATACTACACCTACACTTACAAATGAATCTTAATccttaaaaagaagaaaattaaaggaactcAATTACCCAAGTTATCAAGGAAACTCTGTAATTCCTTCAAACCATAAGTAGAGAAGCTCCGGTGCACTCTAGAGCGAGGGGCCTCTGTAAAATTCTTTAAGCTCATTCTGCCTCTTAAACATCAAATGTTTCATCTTACTGACTTTGCAACATTTAATCGTTGGACCTCACCTTCAACctgcaaatatatatatgatcaaACCACAAATACTTAAGTATTGAAGTGAACATCTGTATTCTAAGTTCAAATCAACAAAAGGGGTGAAACGCAGCGGAATGATATGAATCCAAGAGCAAATGAACCAAAACTGTAAATGAAGCAAGGATACCCTAAATCGAACGGTGAAAGAACCTTAAAACACTAGGTTAACCGATTAAACGGTGAAAAGTGTTTAATCGAAGCAAAAGAGGATTTAAACggttaaaatcaaagaaaaagatgaaagatgaGGGAAACCCTAGCGGAGGCCATAGATCGAAGAACTCATCGGTGAAGATGGTGTTTCTAAGGCCGAAATAGCTTAAATAAGGTAGAAATGTGAGGAGAAAAGGTGGATATGTGAAGAACTGTGGTTGTTGTAGGAGAGAGAACTCGAGGTATGGTTTGATGGCGATGTTTCGCGAGAATGAGAGAAGCAACAGGTGCAAGCACTGATGCAAGCACAATGAAATCTAGCGAGAGGCATATGGGAAATGAGAGAGTAAgagatattataactgatttctaAAACTCTGTTATAATACATTAATAATaggttttgaatttatttacaagtttgccaccgctttttatattatatctgattttcaaaactatgttataatatgtcttaaatttatttacaagtttgccatcgcatttcatattataactgattttcaaaactacgttataatatgtcttaaacttatttacaagtttgccaccgcgtTTTATACTAtaactgatttaaaaaaatactttataatatCTCCCTATTATGATGGATAATTTTTGTCCGTTATAATAGGCttgttataaaatgtcatttttccatTAGTGATTAAACATTGAGTtaaataatatactattttGGATAAAAGAGTAAAACATTAAGTTTCTATTATTACTAATACTATTTATGGTTATAGTGTtgtgaaataattaaaatagctCATTATCGTAATTTTTTTTGGAGACAATAAACTTgacattttaaaaacatattgttttatttaaaaaaaaaatatctaaatgaCAATAAAAGTAAGATCTGGCCAAATGCCTTCATTTAGTTAAGTGGAATGGGTAAAGGAGTAAAATAAACGCGTCTATAATTTTGTAGGTTGActatagtataatttttttaaaacactgcaattataaataatattatggtatgaaaatttaatattttgctctgctataaaaagtattattaaatatgaacTAATAATTACTTAATACATTATGTAAGAAAAATGACGTAAAATAAAATACCTagaattatttagaaaatttgaTGCATTAGAAATGATTTAAGAATTGTTTGatcgaaaaaaaaaagtgtgggGGAGAAGGTGATTGGTTAGAGTagttgagaagaagaaaaggaagagtaGCCAAACGCCACGCAATGCAGAAACTTTGCATCTTCATTTTGATAGTGCAGTATAAAATGGGTGGAAGAAAACTGATTGGGATCAGTGAGAAATTGGAATCAGAGATCgatggaagagagagagaaagcgCCACAAATCCTGCAAGTGCTGGAAGCTCTCAAACAAGCCACGCGCCAAATCCAAGGACACCACACCTCCGATTCTCCGGCGGTGAAGGCGCTTCTCGAGTTTCAAACCATTCTCTCATCGTCAGACCCCAAACTCTACGCGCTTTCGGAGTACCTTAATCGCCTCAAAACCCTCGTCCACTCTCTCAACAACTCCAAGGGCCTCCGATCGTTCCTCACTCGCCCCCTCTCCACGCACTCCCTCTCTCGGCTCGCCGTCTCCATCGAGTCCGAAATCCAAGCGTGGATCGACCGCGAAACGCTCCTCACCCTCTCCACTTCGCTACGGAACCCTGGTGATGGTATTAGCGAGTTGGTCGCGCTGTTGACTCAGTTTCGGGACCGAATCTCCCAGGGATTTAATCGCGAGTTGCAGGACTTGGTTCTCAAACTCAAGCTATTCTACTCGTTGGAAACAGTTCTCCTGGATGAAAAGTGTGCGGACCGGGTTCGCGAGCAGGCCGGTCTTGCCGTCGCGGCGCTGATCCGGTTCAATAAAGACGTGTTCGTGGGTCAGGTTATGATGGGCCCAACCGTGCGGGCTTTGGTGTCGATGGGCTCTGTTCACTCGGTAGAGGTGTTGTGCTCGCTGATCAGGTCTATTAGGTCTCCTCTGGTGGACGAGATCGAATCGAACGGCGAGATTCCGAGGGTGATAGCGCTGTTGAATTCCCGCGATTTGCAGCTGCAGGTGCTGGCGTTGGAGTGTGTGTTGGAGATTGGGTACTTCGGACGCAAGGAAGCGGTGGAGGCTATGGTGAAGGAGGGGTTGGTGGAGAAGCTGGTAGAGTTGCAGAGGTCGGAGAACGGTGGCGATTTGATTGAGATTGGGAAAGAAAGAGTTTGTGGGGTTTTGGAAAGACGCCCTTTTGCGAGCTGCGTAGCAAAGTTTGCGGTGCAGTTGGAGGTTGGGGAAGGGCTGCGGCAGAGAGAGAAGAGGGCAGTTAAACCGGAGATTTTGGTGAGAGTCAGAGAAGCTTCTCTTTCTGATGCCGAAGCTGCCACCATTGCTGCTGAAGTTTTGTGGGGTTCTTCGCCA contains:
- the LOC108331827 gene encoding uncharacterized protein LOC108331827, with the translated sequence MEEREKAPQILQVLEALKQATRQIQGHHTSDSPAVKALLEFQTILSSSDPKLYALSEYLNRLKTLVHSLNNSKGLRSFLTRPLSTHSLSRLAVSIESEIQAWIDRETLLTLSTSLRNPGDGISELVALLTQFRDRISQGFNRELQDLVLKLKLFYSLETVLLDEKCADRVREQAGLAVAALIRFNKDVFVGQVMMGPTVRALVSMGSVHSVEVLCSLIRSIRSPLVDEIESNGEIPRVIALLNSRDLQLQVLALECVLEIGYFGRKEAVEAMVKEGLVEKLVELQRSENGGDLIEIGKERVCGVLERRPFASCVAKFAVQLEVGEGLRQREKRAVKPEILVRVREASLSDAEAATIAAEVLWGSSP